From a single Streptomyces sp. NBC_01264 genomic region:
- a CDS encoding cobalamin B12-binding domain-containing protein, which yields MGVTGPIRVVVAKPGLDGHDRGAKVIARALRDAGMEVIYTGLHQTPEQIVDTAIQEDADAIGLSILSGAHNTLFARVLELLAERDAEDIKVFGGGIIPEADIAPLKEKGVAEIFTPGATTTAIVDWVRAHVRQAV from the coding sequence ATGGGTGTGACCGGTCCGATCCGTGTGGTGGTGGCCAAGCCGGGCCTCGACGGCCACGACCGAGGCGCCAAGGTGATCGCGCGGGCCCTGCGGGACGCGGGCATGGAGGTCATCTACACCGGCCTCCACCAGACCCCCGAACAGATCGTCGACACGGCGATCCAGGAGGACGCCGACGCGATCGGTCTCTCGATCCTGTCGGGGGCGCACAACACGCTGTTCGCGCGCGTGCTGGAACTCCTCGCGGAGCGCGATGCGGAGGACATCAAGGTGTTCGGTGGCGGGATCATCCCGGAGGCGGACATCGCTCCGCTGAAGGAGAAGGGCGTGGCCGAGATCTTCACTCCGGGGGCGACGACTACGGCCATCGTGGACTGGGTGCGGGCGCACGTCCGCCAGGCGGTGTAG
- a CDS encoding VWA domain-containing protein, translated as MAGTEAAERLRRWRMVLGGGEADGTGCALSGADAGMDAALGALYGADGGGGRKRAGERSGGLGGSAPRVARWLGDIRTYFPTSVVQVMQRDAIQRLGLSALLLEPEMLEAVEPDVHLVGTLLSLNKAMPETTRETARAVVRKVVEQVEKRLASRTRATLTGALDRSARVSRPRHADIDWDRTIRANLKNYLPEYRTVVPERLVGYGRAARAVKKEVVLCIDQSGSMAASVVYASVFGAVLASMRSIATRLVVFDTAVVDLTDQLDDPVDVLFGTQLGGGTDINRALAYCQSKITRPADTVVVLISDLYEGGIRDEMLKRVAAMKAAGVEFVTLLALSDEGAPAYDRDHAAALAALGAPAFACTPDLFPEVMAAALEKRPLPVP; from the coding sequence ATGGCTGGTACGGAAGCCGCGGAGCGGTTGCGGCGGTGGCGGATGGTGCTCGGTGGGGGAGAGGCTGACGGGACCGGGTGTGCGCTGAGCGGGGCCGACGCCGGGATGGACGCCGCGCTCGGGGCGCTCTACGGGGCCGACGGCGGCGGGGGGAGGAAGCGGGCGGGGGAGCGGTCGGGCGGGCTCGGGGGGTCCGCGCCGCGGGTGGCGCGGTGGCTCGGGGACATCCGGACGTATTTCCCCACCTCCGTGGTGCAGGTCATGCAGCGGGACGCGATCCAGCGGCTCGGCCTGTCCGCGCTGCTGCTGGAGCCCGAGATGCTGGAGGCGGTGGAGCCGGACGTGCATCTCGTCGGCACCCTGCTCTCCCTCAACAAGGCCATGCCCGAGACGACGAGGGAGACCGCCCGCGCCGTCGTGCGCAAGGTGGTCGAGCAGGTGGAGAAGCGGCTCGCGAGCCGGACGCGGGCCACACTGACGGGCGCGCTCGACCGGTCCGCCCGAGTCAGCCGGCCGCGGCACGCGGACATCGACTGGGACCGGACCATCCGGGCGAACCTGAAGAACTACCTGCCCGAGTACCGGACCGTCGTTCCCGAGCGGCTGGTCGGGTACGGCCGCGCCGCGCGGGCGGTGAAGAAGGAGGTCGTGCTGTGCATCGACCAGTCCGGTTCGATGGCGGCCTCCGTCGTCTACGCCTCCGTCTTCGGGGCGGTGCTGGCCTCGATGCGGTCGATCGCGACCCGGCTGGTCGTCTTCGACACCGCGGTCGTCGATCTGACCGACCAGCTCGACGATCCCGTCGACGTGCTCTTCGGTACCCAGCTCGGCGGCGGCACCGACATCAACCGTGCGCTCGCCTACTGCCAGTCGAAGATCACCCGCCCCGCCGACACCGTCGTCGTCCTCATCAGTGATCTCTATGAGGGCGGCATACGCGACGAGATGCTGAAGCGGGTCGCGGCGATGAAGGCGGCGGGCGTGGAGTTCGTGACGCTGCTCGCGCTGTCCGACGAGGGCGCGCCCGCCTACGACCGGGACCACGCCGCCGCCCTCGCCGCGCTCGGCGCCCCGGCCTTCGCCTGCACCCCCGACCTGTTCCCGGAGGTGATGGCCGCGGCGCTGGAGAAGCGTCCCCTGCCCGTTCCGTGA
- a CDS encoding peptidoglycan DD-metalloendopeptidase family protein — protein sequence MPGSAEHESLRRLSLRVTAGYSHATALLRGPHIPRPPRPPAAEAKEKLVNDRPSSGQYPDFGYDGLSTTTFAGDSAFTRYETQDQGYNYGSTYGSYDTGSYDTTAWTAPQNDYAQPSADGYAGYAAPDGYLSTVPTQGGVSLDYQSTAFGYDTSAEQTGHWSVPGYGTETGTYDATAWNTATEQTYGYSGGYEQQAPEPTQDQPQAQAHAHGYEQQYAYDYGYEAYATAPSSPEAEVEAETAYTETAVFEFLPAGADAHGDVETDDTDADLARNLDLDLDLDPDSQVHDLPTQTMPVTPAGPRPSRRAGSKPASKPVAKASTAKAGASNRRRTPAKRSALLTVAVPSACVMGVAGVAAASVGGLTGTEKPSEETTTLAAPDPASIKPVAANSKLDTQLTALSADAGDFADRASRTQERIDLRLRQDEEKKRKAEEAAAKEAARPKFALPVARHGLSAGFGQAGVNWMSVHTGIDFPVSYGTSVMAATDGTVRSQWNSAYGNMVILTAADGTETWYCHLSSAKIRSGKVKAGDVIAYSGNSGNSTGPHLHFEVRPGGGSPVDPQAWLRAKGLNPN from the coding sequence ATGCCCGGTTCCGCCGAGCACGAATCCCTCCGAAGATTGTCGTTGCGAGTAACCGCCGGGTACAGTCACGCCACTGCTCTCCTCCGAGGACCCCACATTCCTCGGCCACCCAGGCCCCCCGCTGCCGAGGCGAAAGAGAAGTTGGTGAACGACCGCCCCTCGTCGGGCCAGTACCCCGATTTCGGGTATGACGGCCTTTCCACCACCACTTTCGCTGGCGATTCAGCGTTTACGCGCTATGAAACGCAGGACCAGGGCTACAACTACGGCTCCACCTACGGTTCCTACGACACCGGCTCGTACGACACCACGGCATGGACCGCCCCCCAGAACGACTACGCGCAGCCGTCCGCCGACGGCTACGCCGGCTACGCCGCACCCGACGGCTACCTCTCGACCGTCCCCACGCAGGGCGGCGTCTCCCTGGACTACCAGTCCACCGCGTTCGGCTACGACACGTCCGCCGAACAGACCGGCCACTGGTCGGTCCCGGGCTACGGGACCGAGACCGGAACCTACGACGCCACCGCCTGGAACACGGCCACCGAGCAGACCTACGGCTACAGCGGCGGCTACGAGCAGCAAGCCCCGGAGCCGACGCAGGATCAGCCCCAGGCCCAGGCACACGCCCACGGCTACGAGCAGCAGTACGCCTACGACTACGGGTACGAGGCCTACGCCACCGCTCCCTCCTCGCCCGAGGCCGAGGTCGAGGCCGAGACGGCCTACACCGAGACCGCCGTCTTCGAGTTCCTCCCCGCCGGTGCCGATGCCCATGGCGACGTCGAGACCGACGACACGGACGCGGACCTGGCCCGGAACTTGGACCTGGACCTGGACCTGGATCCGGACTCCCAGGTCCACGACCTCCCCACCCAGACCATGCCCGTGACCCCGGCCGGGCCCCGCCCCTCGCGCCGCGCCGGCTCCAAGCCCGCCTCGAAGCCCGTCGCCAAGGCGAGCACCGCCAAGGCCGGTGCCAGCAACCGGCGTCGTACCCCGGCCAAGCGTTCCGCGCTGCTGACCGTGGCCGTTCCCTCGGCCTGCGTGATGGGTGTCGCGGGTGTGGCCGCCGCCTCCGTGGGCGGGCTCACCGGTACGGAGAAGCCGTCCGAGGAGACCACCACCCTGGCCGCGCCCGACCCGGCCTCCATCAAGCCGGTCGCGGCGAACAGCAAGCTCGACACGCAGCTCACCGCCCTCAGCGCCGATGCGGGCGACTTCGCGGACCGCGCGAGCCGCACCCAGGAACGCATCGACCTGCGCCTGCGCCAGGACGAGGAGAAGAAGCGGAAGGCGGAGGAGGCCGCGGCCAAGGAAGCGGCCCGCCCCAAGTTCGCGCTCCCCGTCGCACGGCACGGCCTCAGCGCCGGCTTCGGCCAGGCGGGCGTCAACTGGATGTCCGTGCACACCGGCATCGACTTCCCGGTGTCCTACGGGACTTCGGTCATGGCGGCCACCGACGGAACCGTGCGCAGCCAGTGGAACTCCGCCTACGGCAACATGGTGATACTCACCGCGGCCGACGGCACCGAGACCTGGTACTGCCACCTCAGCAGCGCCAAGATCCGCTCCGGCAAGGTCAAGGCCGGCGACGTGATCGCGTACTCCGGCAACTCCGGCAACTCCACCGGCCCGCACCTCCACTTCGAGGTGAGGCCGGGCGGCGGCTCCCCGGTCGACCCGCAGGCCTGGCTGCGCGCCAAGGGCCTGAACCCGAACTAG
- a CDS encoding DUF5691 domain-containing protein, translating into MSTTTERTTDAAYTSGSWDDLVGAALLGTERRRGSPGALLGAAAVQTVRRRAGLRPAEAGPRPEPAPHDPRPEPPEAAGRRLAQLLAGRAGAGSGSGRRGAAPDLTELLPQWLAAAAQHGYRAPASLIPALLDVARARSDLRPQALALAGTRGLWLARLNPDWRFALRGGSGGAGELPDAEDSVAVERLWQEGLFAERVALLGLVRAHEAAAGPRLLETTWSTERAEDRLMFLDSLRVGLSAGDEPFLEAALGDRSRNVRATAAELLSALPTSALAGRMAERALTCVGPEGVTPPAECDAGMLRDGVVKRPPAGRGERAWWLGQLVESAPLSCWRDRFGGLGPAEIVALPVAEGWAEELHAAWCRAAVRQGDPAWSQALLGEASAPPAAGPATASLAERAKLLSTLGEEERAAWVAEFIRTHGLSEAFQLLGVCLVPWAGALGRVVIEALDSARETGGYPWSFSGVMGLAERCLDPAEAGRLDALAAEPVEEGGAAAYWSEAFQRLVATLRLRAALHTELTPPPTH; encoded by the coding sequence GTGAGCACGACCACGGAAAGAACGACGGACGCGGCTTACACGAGCGGGAGTTGGGACGACCTGGTGGGCGCCGCGCTGCTGGGTACCGAGCGGCGCCGGGGCAGTCCCGGGGCCCTGCTCGGGGCCGCGGCCGTGCAGACGGTACGGCGCCGGGCCGGGCTGAGACCCGCCGAGGCGGGGCCGCGCCCCGAGCCCGCGCCGCACGACCCGCGTCCGGAGCCGCCGGAGGCCGCCGGGCGGCGGCTCGCGCAGCTGCTGGCGGGCCGGGCCGGCGCGGGCAGCGGCAGCGGGCGGCGGGGGGCCGCCCCGGACCTGACGGAGCTGCTGCCGCAGTGGCTGGCCGCCGCCGCACAGCACGGGTACCGCGCACCGGCCTCATTGATACCCGCGCTGCTGGACGTCGCCCGGGCCCGCAGCGACCTCCGGCCACAGGCACTGGCCCTGGCCGGGACCCGCGGGCTGTGGCTGGCCCGGCTCAATCCGGACTGGCGGTTCGCGCTGCGCGGGGGATCCGGGGGCGCCGGCGAACTGCCGGACGCCGAGGATTCGGTGGCGGTGGAGCGGTTGTGGCAGGAGGGGCTGTTCGCGGAGCGGGTCGCGCTGCTCGGTCTCGTACGGGCCCACGAGGCGGCCGCCGGACCACGGCTGCTGGAGACCACGTGGAGCACCGAGCGGGCCGAGGACCGGCTGATGTTCCTCGACTCCTTGCGGGTGGGGCTGTCGGCGGGCGACGAGCCCTTCCTGGAGGCGGCACTGGGCGACCGCAGCCGCAACGTCCGGGCGACCGCCGCCGAACTGCTGTCCGCGCTGCCGACCTCGGCGCTGGCCGGGCGGATGGCGGAGCGGGCACTGACCTGCGTCGGCCCGGAGGGGGTGACGCCGCCGGCCGAGTGCGATGCGGGGATGCTGCGCGACGGCGTGGTCAAGCGGCCTCCGGCCGGCCGCGGGGAGCGGGCCTGGTGGCTGGGGCAACTGGTGGAGTCCGCGCCGCTGTCGTGCTGGCGGGACCGGTTCGGGGGGCTCGGCCCGGCGGAGATCGTGGCCCTGCCGGTGGCCGAGGGCTGGGCGGAGGAACTCCACGCGGCCTGGTGCCGGGCCGCGGTGCGCCAGGGCGACCCCGCGTGGTCGCAGGCCCTGCTCGGCGAGGCGTCCGCACCACCCGCGGCGGGACCGGCGACGGCGTCGCTGGCGGAGCGGGCGAAACTCCTGTCCACCCTCGGAGAAGAGGAACGAGCTGCCTGGGTCGCGGAGTTCATACGCACACACGGGCTGTCGGAGGCGTTCCAACTGCTCGGGGTATGTCTGGTGCCGTGGGCGGGGGCCCTGGGGAGAGTGGTGATCGAGGCGCTGGACTCCGCGCGGGAGACGGGCGGCTACCCGTGGAGCTTCAGCGGAGTGATGGGACTGGCGGAGCGGTGCCTTGATCCTGCGGAGGCGGGGAGGCTCGACGCGTTGGCGGCGGAGCCGGTGGAGGAGGGCGGTGCGGCGGCGTACTGGTCGGAAGCCTTCCAACGCCTGGTAGCCACCCTGCGCCTACGAGCCGCCCTACACACAGAACTAACCCCGCCCCCTACCCACTGA
- a CDS encoding SWIM zinc finger family protein — translation MTEQGVRWTAEQVLALAPDDASRKAGARLGGAGPWSQTGGSASGAVWGLCKGSGSTPYRTVVDLSGPAYKCSCPSRKFPCKHALGLLLLWAAEGLDTSSGAPDWAGEWLAERAAKAARPATGRSGPADAEGARKRAERRAARIGAGVTELEQRLADLVRGGLAGQERAGYAAWEETAARMVDAQAPGLASRVRELGTIPSCGTGWPARMLEEAALLHLLDRAWLGVSGLPEPLVETVRSRLGLQSRTEGEAVRDHWLVLAQYDTASPDGRLITRRTWLRGLRSGRPALVLDFGPPGRPPGLALPVGLALEAEARFRPGSAGLRADLGEGFGPAAPCRTAPAGVSTTAALEAYGAALREDPWLESWPVVLGPVVPIPGGRQEGAQGEQQASEAWQLADAEGTSALPVPLTGAGSRPGTGLWQLAALSGGGPLTVFGECGHLGFTPLTAWHPDSSEPVVLG, via the coding sequence ATGACTGAGCAGGGTGTCCGCTGGACGGCGGAACAGGTACTGGCTCTGGCTCCTGACGATGCCTCACGCAAGGCGGGGGCCAGACTCGGCGGTGCGGGGCCGTGGTCACAGACCGGAGGTTCCGCTTCCGGTGCGGTGTGGGGGTTGTGCAAGGGCAGCGGCAGCACGCCGTACCGGACGGTCGTCGACCTGTCCGGGCCGGCGTACAAGTGCTCCTGCCCGAGCCGGAAGTTCCCGTGCAAGCACGCGCTCGGCCTGCTGCTGCTCTGGGCCGCGGAGGGGCTCGACACCTCGTCCGGGGCTCCGGACTGGGCGGGCGAGTGGCTCGCGGAGCGGGCGGCGAAGGCCGCGCGCCCCGCCACCGGCCGCTCCGGACCGGCCGACGCCGAAGGGGCCCGCAAGCGGGCCGAGCGGCGTGCGGCCCGGATCGGCGCGGGCGTCACCGAGCTGGAACAGCGGCTCGCGGACCTGGTCCGCGGCGGCCTCGCCGGTCAGGAACGGGCGGGATACGCGGCCTGGGAGGAGACCGCCGCCCGAATGGTCGACGCCCAGGCGCCCGGACTGGCCTCCCGGGTCAGGGAGTTGGGGACGATACCCAGTTGCGGCACCGGCTGGCCCGCCCGGATGCTGGAGGAGGCCGCGCTGCTGCACCTGCTGGACCGGGCCTGGCTGGGCGTTTCCGGGCTGCCGGAACCGCTGGTCGAGACGGTCCGCAGCCGTCTGGGACTGCAGTCCCGGACGGAAGGCGAGGCCGTACGGGACCACTGGCTCGTGCTGGCCCAGTACGACACGGCGTCGCCGGACGGCCGTCTCATCACCCGCCGGACATGGCTGCGCGGGCTGAGGAGCGGACGACCGGCTCTGGTCCTGGACTTCGGCCCGCCCGGGCGACCGCCGGGGCTGGCGTTGCCCGTCGGCCTGGCGCTGGAGGCGGAAGCCCGCTTCCGGCCCGGTTCGGCGGGGCTGCGCGCGGACCTCGGGGAGGGGTTCGGGCCGGCCGCACCGTGCCGGACCGCGCCGGCAGGCGTGAGCACGACCGCGGCACTGGAGGCGTACGGGGCGGCACTGCGCGAGGACCCCTGGCTGGAGTCCTGGCCGGTGGTGCTCGGCCCGGTGGTGCCGATACCGGGAGGACGACAGGAAGGAGCGCAGGGGGAACAACAGGCCTCGGAGGCCTGGCAATTGGCGGACGCGGAGGGGACGTCCGCCCTGCCCGTGCCCCTGACCGGGGCCGGGAGCCGGCCCGGGACCGGGCTGTGGCAGCTGGCCGCACTCTCGGGCGGCGGCCCGTTGACGGTGTTCGGCGAATGCGGACACCTCGGATTCACCCCGCTGACGGCCTGGCATCCGGACTCCTCGGAGCCGGTGGTGCTGGGCTGA
- a CDS encoding DUF5682 family protein, whose translation MSPLLLGVRHHGPGSARAVRAALDAARPAAVLIEGPPEGDALLPLAADPGMRPPVALLAHAADDPGRAAFWPLAGFSPEWEAIRWAQERELPVRFIDLPAAHSLAVPESGEEAEDGAGDPDGDGSGAAPGSVRLDPLAVLAATAGYEDPERWWEDVVEHRGGAGPAADPLGVFEALGEAMGALREEYGAGGHHRDLVREAYMRQRMRAARREFGDDYAVICGAWHVPALRARTTAAADKALLTGLPKVKVETTWVPWTHRRLARAGGYGAGITSPGWYAHLFAARDRPVERWLTKVAGLLREEDRHVSPAHVIEAVRLADTLAAMRGRPVPGLTETLEAVRAVMCDGSDIPLALIEDRLVVGDVLGEVPDAAPVVPLQRDLTRQQRSLRLKPEAQDRELELDLRKDTDAAKSLLLHRLRLLGIDWGVPTASRGSTGTFRETWRLRWEPELAVRVAEAGIWGTTVLGAATARAEADATGAGELGEVTALAERCLLAGLSGALPAVLRALADRAALDTDVAGLAKALPALARSLRYGDVRGTDAAALGTVAAGLAERICVALPPACAAGLDADAAEELRGHVDGVHGAIGLLDAEGLRERWAAVLRTLAGRDTVPGLIRGRAARLLLDDGRLPPEETARLMGLSLSPACAPADAAGWIEGFAGGGSGGGTLLVHDERMLGLIDGWLVSVPERAFVDVLPLLRRTFGGYEAGVRRTLGELVRRGPGRGRAGGAGPGAAAPAGFGPELDPVRADAVVDLVHLLLAGAPA comes from the coding sequence ATGAGCCCGCTGCTCCTGGGCGTACGGCACCACGGGCCCGGCTCGGCCCGTGCCGTGCGGGCCGCCCTGGACGCGGCCCGGCCCGCGGCGGTGCTGATCGAGGGGCCGCCGGAGGGGGACGCCCTGCTCCCGCTGGCCGCGGACCCGGGGATGCGGCCGCCCGTCGCGCTCCTCGCCCACGCGGCCGACGATCCCGGCCGGGCCGCGTTCTGGCCGCTGGCCGGCTTCTCCCCGGAATGGGAGGCCATCCGGTGGGCGCAGGAGCGGGAGCTGCCGGTCCGGTTCATCGACCTCCCGGCCGCGCACTCCCTGGCCGTGCCGGAGAGCGGGGAGGAGGCCGAGGACGGGGCCGGCGACCCGGACGGGGATGGGAGCGGCGCGGCGCCCGGGTCCGTACGGCTGGATCCGCTGGCCGTGCTGGCCGCGACCGCCGGGTACGAGGATCCCGAGCGGTGGTGGGAGGACGTGGTCGAGCACCGCGGCGGAGCCGGTCCGGCGGCCGACCCGCTGGGCGTGTTCGAGGCGCTCGGGGAGGCCATGGGCGCCCTGCGCGAGGAGTACGGAGCGGGCGGGCACCACCGGGACCTGGTGCGCGAGGCGTACATGCGCCAGCGGATGCGGGCCGCGCGCCGGGAGTTCGGCGACGACTACGCCGTGATCTGCGGGGCCTGGCACGTCCCGGCCCTGCGGGCGAGGACCACCGCGGCCGCGGACAAGGCGCTCCTCACCGGGCTGCCCAAGGTCAAGGTGGAGACCACCTGGGTGCCCTGGACCCACCGGCGCCTCGCCCGGGCCGGGGGGTACGGCGCGGGCATCACCTCGCCCGGCTGGTACGCGCACCTCTTCGCGGCCCGGGACCGGCCCGTGGAGCGCTGGCTGACCAAGGTCGCGGGCCTGCTCCGCGAGGAGGACCGGCACGTGTCCCCGGCCCACGTCATCGAAGCGGTCCGGCTCGCCGACACCCTGGCCGCGATGCGGGGCCGGCCGGTGCCGGGGCTCACGGAGACCCTGGAAGCCGTCCGGGCCGTGATGTGCGACGGCTCCGACATACCGCTCGCACTGATCGAGGACCGGCTCGTCGTCGGTGACGTGCTCGGCGAAGTCCCCGACGCGGCGCCCGTCGTACCGCTCCAGCGCGACCTGACCCGGCAGCAGCGCTCGCTGCGGCTCAAGCCCGAGGCGCAGGACCGGGAGCTGGAGCTCGACCTGCGCAAGGACACCGACGCGGCCAAGTCCCTGCTGCTGCACCGGCTGCGGCTGCTCGGCATCGACTGGGGCGTACCGACGGCCTCCCGGGGGAGCACGGGCACCTTCCGCGAGACCTGGCGCCTGCGCTGGGAGCCGGAGCTCGCGGTGCGGGTGGCCGAAGCCGGCATCTGGGGGACCACCGTCCTCGGGGCGGCCACCGCCAGGGCCGAGGCCGACGCGACGGGCGCCGGGGAGCTGGGCGAGGTCACCGCCCTCGCGGAGCGGTGCCTGCTGGCCGGGCTGTCGGGGGCCCTGCCCGCCGTCCTGCGGGCCCTCGCCGACCGGGCGGCGCTGGACACCGATGTGGCGGGCCTGGCCAAGGCCCTGCCCGCGCTGGCCCGTTCGCTGCGCTACGGGGACGTACGGGGCACCGACGCGGCCGCGCTGGGGACGGTGGCGGCCGGGCTCGCGGAGCGGATCTGCGTGGCGCTGCCGCCCGCCTGCGCGGCGGGGCTGGACGCCGACGCGGCGGAGGAGCTGCGGGGGCACGTGGACGGGGTGCACGGCGCGATCGGACTGCTCGACGCGGAGGGGCTGCGGGAGCGCTGGGCGGCGGTGCTGCGGACCCTGGCCGGGCGGGACACCGTCCCCGGGCTGATACGCGGGCGGGCGGCGCGGCTGCTGCTCGACGACGGGCGGCTGCCGCCCGAGGAGACCGCGCGGCTGATGGGGCTCTCGCTGTCCCCGGCGTGCGCGCCGGCCGACGCGGCGGGCTGGATCGAGGGGTTCGCGGGCGGGGGCTCGGGCGGCGGCACGCTGCTCGTGCACGACGAGCGGATGCTGGGGCTGATCGACGGCTGGCTGGTGTCGGTGCCGGAGCGGGCGTTCGTCGATGTGCTGCCGTTGCTGCGGAGGACCTTCGGTGGGTACGAGGCGGGGGTGCGGCGGACGCTGGGGGAGCTGGTCCGGCGTGGGCCCGGCCGGGGGCGGGCCGGTGGGGCGGGTCCGGGGGCGGCTGCGCCGGCCGGCTTCGGTCCGGAGCTGGACCCGGTCCGGGCGGATGCGGTGGTGGACCTGGTCCACCTCCTGCTGGCGGGGGCGCCCGCCTGA
- a CDS encoding esterase/lipase family protein, producing MGLTMSGAALRAGVLEAIVLGGHILLYPTGVLPERPAATATTTTAHERPPVLLLHGFTDNRSVFVLLRRTLGACGRRQVESYNYSPFTRDLRVTARHLARRVEELCERTGQDRVDLVGHSLGGLVGRYYVQRLGGDARVRTLVTLGTPHSGTRVAPFMDAHPLVRQMRPDSEVIAELRAPAPGCLTRCVAFWSEFDALMDPTGTARIEHPDLLVENVQVTGIGHLALPAHPTVIAAVRRALDGPRPTALPHPGAASVA from the coding sequence ATGGGACTGACCATGTCCGGGGCCGCGCTGCGCGCCGGTGTACTGGAAGCGATCGTGCTCGGCGGGCACATCCTCCTGTATCCCACCGGAGTACTCCCGGAGCGACCCGCCGCCACAGCAACCACCACCACCGCCCACGAGCGCCCGCCGGTCCTCCTGCTCCACGGATTCACCGACAACCGCTCCGTCTTCGTCCTGCTGCGCCGCACCCTGGGTGCCTGCGGCCGGCGGCAGGTGGAGTCGTACAACTACTCCCCCTTCACGCGCGACCTGCGCGTCACGGCCCGGCACCTCGCCCGCCGCGTCGAGGAGCTGTGCGAGCGCACGGGTCAGGACCGGGTGGACCTCGTGGGGCACAGCCTCGGCGGACTGGTCGGGCGGTACTACGTCCAGCGCCTCGGCGGCGACGCGCGCGTCCGCACGCTCGTCACGCTCGGCACCCCGCATTCCGGCACCCGCGTGGCGCCGTTCATGGACGCGCACCCCCTGGTCCGGCAAATGCGCCCGGATTCCGAGGTGATCGCCGAACTTCGCGCGCCCGCGCCCGGCTGCCTGACCCGGTGCGTGGCGTTCTGGAGCGAGTTCGACGCATTGATGGACCCGACCGGGACGGCCCGCATCGAGCACCCGGACCTGCTCGTGGAGAACGTGCAGGTCACCGGCATCGGACACCTCGCCCTGCCCGCGCACCCCACCGTCATCGCGGCGGTCCGGCGCGCACTCGACGGGCCCAGGCCGACCGCCCTCCCGCACCCCGGCGCAGCTTCCGTCGCCTGA
- a CDS encoding ATP-binding protein, producing MATTGNETTAEALRPHAEDAFAHELKALAAADDRPRPVRWKLSPWAVATYLQGGTLGDGTVITPKYVGPRRIVEVAVTTLATDRALLLLGVPGTAKTWVSEHLAAAVSGDSTLLVQGTAGTPEEAIRYGWNYARLLAHGPSREALVPSPVMRAMAEGMTARVEELTRIPADVQDTLITVLSEKTLPIPELGQEVQAVRGFNLIATANDRDRGVNELSSALRRRFNTVVLPLPATADAEVDIVARRVDQMGRALDLPAAPEGLEEIRRVVTVFRELRGGVTVDGRTKVKSPSGTLSTAEAISVVTGGLALAAHFGDGVLRPSDVAAGILGAVVRDPAADQVVWQEYLEAVVREREGWKDFYRACREVTA from the coding sequence ATGGCCACGACGGGGAACGAGACCACCGCAGAGGCGCTGCGACCGCACGCCGAAGACGCCTTCGCGCACGAACTGAAAGCCCTGGCGGCAGCCGACGACCGGCCCCGCCCGGTCCGCTGGAAGCTCTCCCCGTGGGCCGTGGCGACGTACCTGCAGGGCGGCACGCTCGGGGACGGCACCGTCATCACACCCAAGTACGTCGGCCCGCGCCGGATCGTCGAGGTGGCCGTCACCACCCTCGCCACCGACCGCGCGCTGCTGCTCCTCGGAGTGCCCGGCACCGCCAAGACCTGGGTGTCCGAGCACCTCGCGGCCGCCGTCAGCGGAGATTCCACCCTCCTGGTCCAGGGCACCGCCGGCACCCCGGAGGAGGCCATCCGCTACGGCTGGAACTACGCCCGCCTCCTCGCCCACGGACCGAGCCGCGAAGCACTCGTACCGAGCCCGGTCATGCGGGCCATGGCCGAGGGCATGACCGCCCGCGTCGAGGAGCTCACCCGGATCCCCGCCGACGTCCAGGACACCCTCATCACCGTCCTGTCCGAGAAGACGCTCCCGATACCGGAGCTCGGCCAGGAGGTGCAGGCCGTGCGCGGCTTCAACCTCATCGCCACCGCCAACGACCGCGACCGCGGGGTCAACGAGCTCTCCAGCGCGCTGCGCAGGCGCTTCAACACCGTCGTCCTGCCGCTGCCCGCCACCGCCGACGCCGAGGTCGACATCGTCGCCCGCCGCGTCGACCAGATGGGCCGCGCCCTGGACCTGCCGGCCGCCCCGGAGGGCCTGGAGGAGATCCGCCGCGTCGTCACCGTCTTCCGCGAGCTGCGCGGCGGAGTCACCGTCGACGGGCGGACGAAGGTCAAGTCGCCCAGCGGCACCCTGTCCACCGCCGAGGCCATCTCGGTGGTCACCGGCGGCCTCGCCCTGGCGGCCCACTTCGGGGACGGCGTCCTGCGCCCCTCCGACGTGGCCGCGGGGATCCTCGGGGCCGTCGTCCGGGACCCGGCCGCCGACCAGGTCGTCTGGCAGGAGTACCTGGAGGCCGTGGTCCGCGAGCGCGAGGGCTGGAAGGACTTCTACCGGGCCTGCCGGGAGGTGACGGCATGA